GATATCAGTGCCTGTATTAGATCTTTGTGTGTAATAGGTTTCCCTGTAGACGTTATCATGCCTCTATTTGCCCATTGACCTGCTAAGACATGACATGTAGAGAACGCATAGTTGCTATCTGTGTAGATATTCACTGTTTTCTCCATGACCATTTTGCAAGCTTCAGTGAGGGCAATCAGTTCTGCTGCTTGTGCAAGGCTAGGCTCTGCTTTTAAAACGTCCTCATCCGTGATGATAGGAATTCATTTTTATCAGATAATGGTTATTGGAGACCCAGTCTTAGATATGATCAGTCAgtaaacaggtttaatcttggaCAACGGTGGCCACCATTGTGAGACAGAAACTGAAGTTCACTCACGCAGAGCTTCACCTCACCTTAGACTCAtctgattatccattgaaaGATTGCAGATAAATGCACTgagtataaggggtgtcaccctctATCATGCGGCCCAGGTCCATCAAGGCGCTTTGATTTGACcaagaggaagggagtgagaccacttatcacacctcactcctcactcaggTCAAACCATCataagtatattcacccagaaatgcttacattctaGCCTAAGTCCGAATAACAGCAACAGTTATAACTAGATATAAGATGTATTGAATAATTGACTATGATATATCATTATAAACTCTGAACCTTCAATTCTGATTCCTTCAGTGACCACTGCTGCCATCTAATTTCTTTCTGCTTGAACCGTCAACAGACATAGTTAAGTCTGCTTCCGGAAAGGGCATGTCTCAGCTCCGGCTGCCATTGTTTTGTCCGTGTCTTCTACACAATCATGTGGGTTCCCATCTCTTCTACACAATCATGTGGGTTTccatcctctgctctcttctacACAATCATGTGGGTTCCCATCTCTTCTACACAATCATGTGGGTTTccatcctctgctctcttctacACAATCATGTGGGTTCCCATCCTCTGCTGTGGGTAAAGGTGTAGCTGGGTTTAATGTTGTGCATCACTCAATAGTGCTATGAGGCTGTGAGAGCAGAACAGTCATACAAGATAGGTGTCTAGCTAATGACATATACGCATGTCTGTGCTGTAACATGTGGAACACTCAGTGTAAGTGATGTGCATGAAAGCACCAActcacatcattcccaacatctgttgAATTGAACTGTACCACATAATTCCCAACATCTATTCAAATTAACTACATCAGTACAATGTTGGATGCGCATTGAGTAAACAAGTTGTACACTTTAGGATTCATATTAAAGGAATGAATGCTTGATCTGAGcacattttgttttcttgttgttgaCGAAACCTCCTTGCGTGCTTTCCCCCTTGTGACTAACCTCAGATCCAGAACAAACTCCTGAGTCACTGCATAGGCACACCCAGGAAACCTGATGAACCTGCTTTTCATAATCACCCTAGAGGAAGCACACAATGTTTTTAAAAGCCAGAGGTGTCTTATTGCGAGTTATGTGAATATTTCTGTTGGATTACTTACATGTTTCATTACTTTAGTGTTGAAGACTGAAGACTTCTGCAGACTTCTGCAATGTTTCTTGAATATGTGCATCGGAGCAGAACCAGGAAGTTACATTCACACATTCCAACACTCCAAGTGGTGAAATGAAAGGGCGTAGCcttttagtctgtgtatgtgtgcctgtgtgggaggtgaaactctcttttagtctgtgtatgtgtgcctgtgtggtaggtgaaactctcttttagtctgtgtatgtgtgcctgtgtggtaggtgaaatGGCCAGTGCTTCAGTGTTGCAAGAAGAGTTCTGTTGTCCTATCTGTCTGGATCTGCTGACGGACCCGGTGACTGTtacctgtggacacagtttctgttCGAAGTGTATTACAGGgtgctgggatcaggaagacCATAAGGGTgtttacagctgcccccagtgcagagagACCTTCACTCCTAGACCAGTTATTCGCAGAAGcacattgctggctgatgttgtgGATAAGctgaagaagacagaagtcCAGTCTGATGCCACGACTCCTTGCTACGCCGGACCAGACGATGTGGAGTGTGATttctgcactgggagaaaacaCAAAGCCATCAAGTCGTGTCTAACATGCATGGGCTCTTACTGTGAGGTTCACATCCAGCCTCACAATGAGGTGGCCTGTCTGAAAAAGCACAAGCTAGTGAATGCCTCCTCACGGCTACAAGAGAAGCTCTGCTCACAACACGACAGAATCATTGAGGTGTTTTGTCGCACAGATCAGAAGTTAATATGTATGCTCTGTTCAATGGACGACCACAACGGACACAAAATTGTTTCCGCCATAGCAGAACGAACTGAGAAGCAggttagctctctctctccctccctccctcaccctatttctctctctcattgtttgCTTGATTGAACTGAATAGAATGAGAATACTGATCAATCTGTATAAATCGTCAATATTCTGTCAATACCCatctttgtatctgttgtaaaTGTTGCCTAAAGCTATTGGATATTTGCCTGTGTACATTTATCCACAGAAACAGTTgttggagatgaagagggataaCCAAAAGTGGATccagcagaaggagaaggaggtgcaGGAGGTGAAAGGGGCTTTGAAGTCTCTGCAGGTGATCACTGATAAACATGACTGATGTAAACTGTGTGTTCCTCCTAGCAACCCCAGTATGTCTGAACCCTTTGGATAGGAGTTGGGTTCTGTAGAATTAGTTTAATTTTTGAATTTCAGTTTTCACATTTCATTAGTTCAGTTTCTTTCCCTTCTTGTGCGTTTTAGGTCTGTCTtgctctgcacacacatttacaagcaTAGACACACATCTTTGCATGTCTATGggatattcattttttttaacagtgaTTGAAAATGAGCTGATATGAGTGCTCCTGTCTTGTTAACAGGCCTCTGCAAAAAAAGCTGatgaggacacagagaggatcTTCACTGAGCTGATCAGCTTCATGGACAAAAAACGCTCTGAGGCGAAAGAGTCgatcagagctcaggagaaggcagaggtgagtcgagctgaaggactcctgaagcagctggagctggagatcgCTAAGCTAAAGAACAGAGATGCTGAGATGAAGAAAGTCCAGCCAATTGAGGACCCCATTGATTTCCTTCAGGTAACATTACTAGCCCTCTGGTCACCTAGAGAGAGTCTTGACTCGCCCTAATTAGATGGGTTCTATCAAGACCTACTCTTTGTGATTTACAGTCCCCTACGGAGTTAATGTgcaccaaaacacacaggaTGCAATGTAAAATTATTTCCTGTCTTGCCAATGGTATATGAAATTTCAAAATCTCATATTTTGTCCATAATTCAGTTTCCAACAATTTTCTGCAAATATTAGATGTTTATGGTGTTTCATGCATCCATTTCTGGaaaatgttgagtgtgtgtgttttaggattCATAGTAAAACCCACAACCCTTCACCTATGAGACCAATGGTATAGAtcagggtttcccaacccatggGGAGCACCTTCCAGTGGGCCGcgaaaatgtttcaggtttttttttttttctcacaaattTTCCACGAAGAACTGATTTTTGGTTGGgaacaatattaattagggctgtcaaagttaacgcgtcaatctatgagattattgtggccgagattaacgcgatacaatattttaacgcagttaacgcaattttgtttacttccggtgtgcgttgaccaatGACCGCCGCGTGCCTGAAGTCAaatcagttagataggagagaccgagacggtagtggaagatggagagagctgagggattgttgggcggaaagtttctgtttaagaggcaaaatgacggaacaatcgacaaagctaaagttgtatgtagcatttgtcaagctgaatttagctatcacagaagcagctcgtctttaagttatcaccttaattcaaagcacccgacagaaagcagtcccaggttagatggtcgccaacccacactctacgacttctctaggaaaataactagaccagtccgtgaaaaggttaccaacgctgtagcagtttgggttgccggtgactgtcggcccatcaacatagttgaagacggtgggctgactgaggtgttcagaattgcttcaggggacaattcttatgATTTACCTTCGAGGTGCACCATTGTGTCttgcatacattccttttatgaaggcgagagagcacgaaaaaaataccattaaacaacagtgtctaaaatacacgctgtctgaagtgattactcgttaatttataagatttagtctttagaagaaaagcaaacttttaatcacgattaatgaatttcaaaaggtGAGataaattagttaatttttttgtatctattcagccctaatattaatacaatttacgattgaaattggatgttttaaacacaatataatatataaataggcATAACAGACAAATCATGGAAAAGTTGAGGCGCTCAGTTAAGGTTTAGTCTGTGGCGATATTAGCGGTTTCTTAAGCagaagaatgacagcactggtaatgtcatactaccgaaaactactcaaattcagcgaaaatacaaccctgattaaATTAGATTTGGTTTTCAGAATGGAGGttgagcccagggcgcagtgtgttgagtgcgttttaaagctgtctaatgaggcgctcaaaccttcaaatctgaatcgacatttggAGACCCAACATCCAGCACTCACGTACAGAGccaggtcctggaaaggatgaaag
This DNA window, taken from Clupea harengus unplaced genomic scaffold, Ch_v2.0.2, whole genome shotgun sequence, encodes the following:
- the LOC105897370 gene encoding E3 ubiquitin/ISG15 ligase TRIM25-like, whose translation is MASASVLQEEFCCPICLDLLTDPVTVTCGHSFCSKCITGCWDQEDHKGVYSCPQCRETFTPRPVIRRSTLLADVVDKLKKTEVQSDATTPCYAGPDDVECDFCTGRKHKAIKSCLTCMGSYCEVHIQPHNEVACLKKHKLVNASSRLQEKLCSQHDRIIEVFCRTDQKLICMLCSMDDHNGHKIVSAIAERTEKQKQLLEMKRDNQKWIQQKEKEVQEVKGALKSLQASAKKADEDTERIFTELISFMDKKRSEAKESIRAQEKAEVSRAEGLLKQLELEIAKLKNRDAEMKKVQPIEDPIDFLQSFQSHLTSSSVAENFPMVTFKTTFSFSEVMKSVSPSLKEKTKEFHQAILKVTGFMKGDTVKLKTPQTVYKSSGCNNIEPDMYMSTNQYYYDLARKFGFKPHLSDPTALFRPFRNTRV